In Candidatus Zixiibacteriota bacterium, one genomic interval encodes:
- a CDS encoding thrombospondin type 3 repeat-containing protein, producing MKRYLLVLFVSTSLLCGVGYGQDQLITLDTVVGLITDSAVVNGGGLTFYIRTANLEEHDFIGITNGFRIYSPDDLTWTGTSATLLASIDWDSNFMVFVANPVDADGIDADTVGFGGAALGVPPSIGMPAHFDDTTYSISIGPIVASGPAQHICIDSSYFPPSGTWQWAAGGGVGTRFPTWDGPHCFVVVDTMDSDEDGIPDATDNCVDLFNPDQIDSDDDELGDICDDCTDVDGDGFGDPGFVNTCPDDNCPAVHNPDQDDTDSDGVGDACDECTDTDGDGFGDPGHPANTCPDDNCPEVHNPNQLDTDSDGLGDLCDACIDTDGDGFGNPEYSGNTCPEDNCPHVHNPAQTDNNSDGVGDACTFAGGFLGEYTVLEYDSGNEYSQRIRWLFDGADYHMWLDTSYVVSTCFCVVHGSFTFGENLTLSEDVSLPDDAAGCPSCNPDLNPEGIFTHSWEDQAHLLTRDDGVYQKTISLYVDCCVQRGDFTHDGGPVDISDLIALVSYMFDGGPPAVCRQEMNINGVDEIIDIADLVFMVSFMFDGGPPPPACQ from the coding sequence GTGAAGCGTTATCTGCTCGTTTTGTTCGTGTCAACGTCGCTGTTGTGCGGTGTTGGCTATGGTCAGGATCAACTGATCACACTTGACACCGTGGTGGGACTGATCACCGACAGCGCTGTGGTTAACGGCGGGGGGTTGACATTTTATATTCGTACTGCCAATCTCGAAGAGCATGATTTCATTGGAATCACCAATGGTTTCAGAATATACTCACCCGACGATTTGACCTGGACCGGAACCTCGGCGACTCTACTTGCAAGCATCGACTGGGACTCCAACTTTATGGTATTCGTGGCCAACCCTGTCGACGCTGATGGTATTGATGCCGACACCGTAGGATTCGGTGGGGCTGCCTTGGGAGTTCCGCCTTCCATCGGGATGCCCGCGCATTTCGATGACACCACCTACTCGATTTCAATCGGCCCCATAGTTGCAAGCGGACCAGCACAACATATATGCATCGACTCCTCCTACTTTCCCCCAAGCGGCACTTGGCAATGGGCTGCCGGGGGTGGAGTGGGAACAAGGTTTCCCACCTGGGATGGTCCCCACTGTTTTGTAGTGGTCGATACCATGGACTCCGATGAGGATGGTATACCGGATGCGACAGATAACTGCGTCGATCTCTTCAATCCTGATCAAATCGATTCGGACGACGACGAACTCGGTGACATTTGCGACGATTGCACCGATGTCGACGGAGATGGCTTTGGTGATCCCGGTTTTGTTAATACTTGCCCCGATGACAATTGCCCGGCCGTCCATAACCCGGATCAAGACGATACCGACTCGGATGGCGTTGGTGATGCGTGCGATGAATGCACGGACACCGACGGCGATGGTTTCGGCGATCCCGGCCACCCGGCGAACACTTGTCCTGATGACAATTGTCCTGAAGTTCACAACCCCAATCAGCTGGACACTGACAGCGACGGCCTCGGAGATTTGTGTGACGCCTGCATCGATACCGATGGCGATGGTTTCGGCAACCCAGAATATTCAGGCAACACCTGCCCGGAGGATAACTGTCCGCACGTGCACAACCCCGCTCAGACTGATAATAATTCAGATGGCGTAGGCGACGCATGCACTTTTGCGGGCGGATTTCTGGGTGAGTACACAGTCTTGGAGTATGACTCCGGCAACGAATACTCTCAGAGAATCAGATGGCTTTTTGATGGTGCCGATTACCACATGTGGTTGGACACCAGTTATGTCGTGTCTACCTGTTTTTGCGTGGTCCACGGCTCTTTCACATTTGGTGAGAACCTCACCCTCTCAGAGGATGTTTCGTTACCCGATGATGCCGCCGGATGCCCATCGTGCAATCCTGACCTTAATCCAGAGGGAATCTTCACTCATTCCTGGGAAGATCAGGCGCACCTGCTGACCAGAGACGATGGTGTGTATCAGAAAACGATATCGCTGTACGTGGATTGTTGCGTGCAAAGAGGTGACTTCACCCATGATGGCGGGCCGGTAGATATTTCAGACCTTATTGCCCTGGTCAGCTACATGTTCGATGGTGGCCCGCCGGCTGTATGTAGGCAGGAAATGAACATAAACGGCGTTGATGAAATCATCGACATCGCTGATTTGGTTTTCATGGTTTCTTTCATGTTTGACGGCGGCCCGCCCCCGCCGGCGTGTCAGTGA
- a CDS encoding PQQ-binding-like beta-propeller repeat protein: MIPKSTVGIGFVLLAVIIALSLPPLAIGQGISGEPIWTFDGEWATKHVETADLNGDGTFDVIGGEYSSDYYGYPHQVVAIDGKTNDTLWIYWLQDGVRSMTIGDVNNDNVMDVIAGASYNSGNTPDGDVHAINGATGTALWVFPIDATIQDVTTADLDGDVYLDVVAASFDDSVYAIDGETGARLWARYVDGLWINAVATGDVTGDNIDDVAFANEYLTGYDNYCGVINGATGAFIWDSTVAYVVLDAMIEDIDDDGTPEAIFTGIDGADQGHLYVRNAADGILEWSYDFGAIDHTNGQIDLYTYDIDNDTDLDLVIGNFLGWRRVIALDGTEPSLMFESDSLESFPRDLAFADVTGDGDLNIVAATWDRVSVVSAVDSSLVWYYAVSGTMYSVAVAEFDGDAIVDVAAGGGAEFVGTPPNPGKSIWALRSAESPMLWEYAFGEYGNALAIADLNNDDCEDVLVVASLDDWVWAIDGCTGDTLWHWTGTQNLYAVTTGDFDNNGQIDVAVAGNDDMVTALYGNDGSVMWQFTDPADQIYRKNLQAADLNGDGDVDVIAGSDDGTIYAIAGTTRLDLLWSRSFTGGDPEEIEIAEMNGNGLPDVVAIVGGKMVVLEDSTGNTLWEYAIGTQYAAHCEVLDADDNGVLDVAIGIKKMGATMGKVIMVSGVTHDEMWSSGPLEPSSDYAMSSGLVNWDKAGDVLIGTNYNDRKVYAFDGTNGAELWSFTAGDEINCVIGYDLNGDGQDDALIGSDDGNVRAIDGATGDAYYERSCAGDVMHVGVGDINGDGAGNMACVTFGSSGVVYAFNSMYDAGCCLGYIGNIDGDLGDVIDISDLVYMVDFMFNAGPPPPCWEEAELQPPFGDEALSISDLVYLVDFMFTGGPPPPDCP, translated from the coding sequence ATGATTCCGAAATCAACTGTTGGTATAGGGTTTGTGTTATTGGCTGTCATCATAGCCCTGAGCTTGCCCCCGCTGGCGATAGGCCAGGGAATCTCCGGCGAACCGATCTGGACCTTTGACGGCGAGTGGGCGACCAAACATGTCGAGACGGCCGATCTCAACGGCGACGGCACTTTCGATGTTATCGGCGGTGAGTACTCCAGCGACTATTATGGCTACCCGCATCAAGTGGTGGCTATCGACGGCAAGACCAACGACACCCTTTGGATATATTGGTTGCAGGACGGCGTGCGCTCGATGACTATCGGCGACGTCAACAACGACAACGTGATGGATGTAATCGCCGGCGCTTCGTACAACTCCGGCAACACGCCGGACGGTGATGTCCACGCCATCAACGGTGCTACCGGCACCGCCCTGTGGGTCTTTCCTATCGACGCCACTATCCAGGACGTAACCACCGCCGATTTGGACGGGGATGTCTACCTCGATGTCGTCGCGGCTTCGTTCGATGATTCCGTGTACGCCATCGACGGCGAGACCGGGGCCAGGCTTTGGGCCAGGTATGTCGATGGCCTTTGGATCAACGCCGTGGCCACCGGCGACGTAACCGGTGACAACATCGACGACGTTGCATTTGCCAATGAATACTTGACCGGCTACGACAACTACTGTGGCGTGATCAACGGCGCCACCGGCGCCTTCATCTGGGATTCCACGGTTGCTTACGTGGTTTTGGACGCCATGATTGAGGACATCGATGATGATGGTACGCCGGAGGCTATTTTCACCGGAATCGACGGCGCCGACCAGGGGCACCTGTACGTTCGCAATGCCGCCGACGGAATTCTCGAATGGAGCTACGACTTCGGCGCCATTGACCACACCAACGGTCAGATTGATTTGTACACTTACGACATCGACAACGACACCGATCTCGATCTGGTAATCGGAAACTTTCTCGGCTGGCGCCGGGTCATAGCGCTGGACGGCACGGAACCATCACTGATGTTCGAATCGGATAGTCTTGAGAGCTTTCCGCGTGACCTGGCCTTTGCCGATGTTACCGGCGACGGCGACTTGAACATCGTTGCCGCAACGTGGGACCGGGTGTCGGTGGTTTCGGCCGTAGATAGTTCGTTGGTCTGGTACTATGCAGTTTCGGGGACAATGTATTCGGTGGCTGTGGCCGAGTTCGACGGTGATGCCATTGTCGACGTCGCCGCCGGTGGTGGCGCCGAGTTTGTCGGTACACCACCGAATCCCGGTAAGTCCATCTGGGCGCTCCGGTCGGCTGAGTCCCCCATGCTGTGGGAGTACGCCTTCGGTGAGTACGGCAATGCCCTGGCCATCGCTGATCTGAACAACGATGACTGCGAGGACGTACTGGTAGTGGCCTCGCTTGACGATTGGGTGTGGGCCATCGATGGCTGTACCGGTGACACCTTGTGGCACTGGACCGGCACCCAGAACCTATACGCCGTGACAACGGGAGATTTTGACAACAACGGACAGATCGACGTAGCTGTTGCCGGTAACGACGACATGGTAACCGCTCTTTACGGCAACGACGGCAGTGTCATGTGGCAGTTCACCGATCCGGCCGATCAGATTTATCGCAAGAACCTGCAAGCCGCCGACCTTAATGGAGACGGCGACGTCGACGTGATCGCGGGTAGCGACGACGGCACGATCTACGCAATCGCCGGTACGACTCGACTCGATTTGTTGTGGTCACGATCATTCACCGGCGGCGATCCGGAAGAAATCGAGATTGCCGAAATGAACGGCAACGGGCTACCCGACGTGGTGGCGATTGTAGGCGGCAAGATGGTTGTCCTGGAGGATTCCACCGGTAACACTCTTTGGGAATACGCTATCGGCACCCAGTATGCCGCCCACTGCGAAGTCCTGGATGCCGACGACAACGGCGTGCTTGATGTCGCTATCGGTATCAAGAAAATGGGCGCCACGATGGGTAAAGTAATCATGGTCAGCGGTGTCACGCACGACGAAATGTGGTCCAGCGGACCGCTGGAACCGTCATCCGACTACGCCATGTCGTCCGGACTGGTCAACTGGGACAAAGCCGGTGATGTCTTGATCGGCACCAACTACAATGACCGCAAGGTTTACGCATTCGACGGCACCAACGGCGCCGAGCTGTGGTCGTTCACGGCCGGTGATGAGATCAACTGCGTAATCGGCTACGACCTCAACGGCGACGGCCAGGACGATGCACTGATCGGCTCCGATGACGGGAATGTTCGGGCCATAGACGGCGCTACCGGTGATGCCTATTACGAACGCAGTTGCGCCGGAGATGTGATGCATGTCGGTGTCGGTGATATCAATGGCGACGGCGCCGGGAATATGGCCTGTGTCACTTTCGGCTCGTCCGGCGTCGTGTACGCATTCAACTCGATGTATGACGCCGGATGCTGTCTGGGTTATATTGGCAATATCGATGGCGACTTAGGCGATGTGATCGACATTTCTGATTTGGTCTACATGGTCGACTTCATGTTCAACGCCGGTCCGCCCCCGCCGTGCTGGGAGGAGGCGGAGTTGCAGCCGCCGTTCGGTGATGAAGCACTGTCGATTTCAGATTTGGTATACTTGGTGGATTTCATGTTCACGGGCGGACCGCCGCCGCCTGATTGTCCGTAA
- the gatE gene encoding Glu-tRNA(Gln) amidotransferase subunit GatE, translated as MSTNYEETKQHLGYVSRSEATAETYADLGFMCGLEIHQQLLTDRKLFCRCPAGLYNDKADYDAEVVRHMRPTLSELGEYDGTALMEFRTKKNIVYHLKNATACTYEVDDTPPFRIDQQALDIAIRIALMLKTNIVGELHITRKQYLDGSIPTGFQRTGIIGIEGEIPLTNKKVRIIQLSLEEDSCREVSDVGHWRVYTTDRLGMPLIETVTYPDMLTPDEAAEAGHYLRFLTRSSGLVRSGMGAARQDVNVSITGGTRVEIKGVAHIAWIPELTHNEAFRQKALLEIAAGLTGRVDANEWKLAVTDVPPRLLSGFYASKPDLPHDHRFVAVNLAGWAGALSFFTQPGKVFADELSDRLKVIACLEKPNLLVSEHVRDELVMSGTDLDAVRRLLKAEDGDAQLLVWGAPEDIETAVETIDERCRLAFVGVPNETRKALPDGTTLFERVLPGADRMYPDTDSAPIPISDDAIERLGMDLPCEICDRMRQLNEWNIPADTHHYLLTRNLVPVIERIVGECDLSARFVGTLLGHALKVLEGRKPWTVGFSNSKVYGLARFVKDRGLDKDILPALLPVVYEHPNMVFESVLTTIGYRPVQVQEVLEHVPALKEKFKDVCTSSAPNACADWIMGNLRKLALGNMPLAELRRIVDKEVSGG; from the coding sequence TTGAGCACAAACTACGAAGAGACAAAACAGCATCTTGGTTACGTATCTCGCTCTGAAGCTACGGCCGAAACATACGCCGACCTTGGCTTCATGTGCGGGCTGGAAATCCACCAGCAGTTGTTGACGGATCGAAAGCTGTTCTGTCGTTGTCCCGCCGGTCTGTACAACGATAAGGCGGATTACGACGCCGAAGTAGTCAGGCACATGCGTCCGACCCTTTCGGAACTGGGTGAGTATGACGGAACAGCGCTGATGGAGTTCCGGACGAAGAAGAACATCGTCTACCATTTGAAGAACGCCACCGCCTGCACCTATGAAGTCGACGACACGCCGCCCTTTCGAATCGATCAGCAGGCTCTTGATATTGCCATACGCATCGCCCTAATGCTCAAGACCAACATCGTCGGTGAATTGCACATCACTCGCAAGCAGTATCTCGACGGAAGTATCCCCACCGGCTTTCAGCGCACCGGAATTATCGGGATCGAAGGAGAGATCCCCCTGACTAACAAGAAGGTGCGAATCATCCAATTGAGCCTGGAGGAGGATTCCTGCCGCGAAGTATCCGATGTCGGACATTGGCGGGTCTATACCACCGACAGGTTGGGAATGCCGTTGATTGAGACGGTTACCTATCCCGACATGCTCACACCCGACGAAGCCGCCGAAGCCGGACATTATCTGAGATTCCTCACGCGCAGCTCCGGGCTTGTGCGTTCGGGAATGGGCGCTGCGCGGCAGGATGTCAATGTCAGTATCACCGGTGGTACGCGCGTTGAGATCAAGGGCGTGGCGCACATCGCCTGGATACCTGAACTGACACACAACGAGGCCTTTCGTCAGAAAGCGCTGCTTGAAATCGCAGCCGGACTTACCGGTCGTGTCGACGCGAACGAATGGAAACTGGCGGTCACAGACGTCCCGCCGCGATTGTTGAGCGGCTTTTATGCATCCAAACCGGACCTGCCGCATGATCATCGGTTTGTCGCAGTCAATCTCGCGGGCTGGGCAGGCGCCCTGTCGTTCTTCACGCAACCGGGAAAAGTATTTGCCGATGAACTGAGCGACCGGCTGAAGGTGATTGCCTGTCTGGAAAAACCGAATCTCCTGGTCTCGGAGCATGTGCGCGACGAGTTAGTGATGTCGGGTACCGACCTGGACGCGGTGCGGCGGCTGTTGAAGGCCGAGGATGGTGATGCTCAACTGCTCGTGTGGGGAGCGCCCGAAGACATTGAAACGGCCGTCGAAACAATCGACGAACGATGCCGCCTGGCCTTTGTCGGAGTACCGAACGAAACCAGAAAGGCCTTGCCTGACGGTACAACTCTCTTCGAGCGTGTCTTGCCGGGCGCTGATCGGATGTACCCCGATACGGACAGCGCACCGATACCGATCTCCGACGATGCCATTGAAAGACTCGGCATGGATCTCCCTTGCGAAATCTGTGACCGTATGAGGCAACTGAACGAATGGAATATCCCGGCGGATACCCATCATTACCTGCTCACTCGTAACCTGGTGCCGGTTATCGAGAGGATCGTCGGCGAGTGTGATCTGTCGGCTCGGTTTGTCGGCACCCTACTGGGACATGCACTCAAGGTGCTTGAAGGTCGTAAGCCGTGGACAGTGGGATTCAGTAACAGCAAGGTCTACGGACTTGCCCGATTCGTAAAAGATCGCGGCTTGGACAAAGACATTCTTCCTGCTCTGTTACCGGTCGTCTATGAGCATCCCAACATGGTGTTTGAGTCGGTGCTCACAACAATCGGCTACCGACCCGTCCAAGTGCAGGAGGTGCTCGAGCATGTACCTGCTCTGAAAGAGAAGTTCAAGGATGTTTGCACCAGTTCTGCGCCCAACGCCTGCGCCGACTGGATCATGGGAAACCTTCGCAAACTTGCCCTCGGCAATATGCCTTTGGCCGAGCTTCGCCGGATTGTTGACAAGGAGGTGAGCGGTGGCTGA
- a CDS encoding prolyl oligopeptidase family serine peptidase, whose amino-acid sequence MFAKASHTRNLVSLIFMLSLLVGASPGFSVESETYQMPPKSIADLAEAARTPSVSISPTNEWMLQLKYPPLVSIEEVSQPELRIGGLRINPRTNGPSRGYYFYELSFRKISDGSVLPVSGLPAGAKVTNSRWSPDGNKIAFVNGSAEGLELWIADVVTGQARRLPVAPLNAAYGSPIRWLSDNKTLIARTITPGRGSAPQEPLTPSGPIVQENLGRKAPARTYQDLLKNEFDAQLFEHYLSSQLVKVDLEGNQTQIGPSGIIKSFGPSPDGKLILVSTIHRPFSYTVPAYRFPVRTEVWDSDGNVVYQVADAPLADNIPMAFGSTRTGRREVVWRADADATLCWAEALDGGDAGAEADERDQVFMLAAPFDADPTSLITMPLRYDNVEWASDELALVSGWWWQTRNIKTWLVEPGDPSKKPRLLEDRSWEDRYNDPGSPMHRRTERGTSVLLTADKGRTLFLTSSGASPEGDRPFLDEWDLKTDEHKRLFRSEEPNYESPVRLIDVKKRQLLTRRESITEPPNYYLRNLKKGSLEPVTDFPHPTPQLVGVQKELIRYQREDGVNLTGTLYLPPDYKPEDGPLPMLMWAYPQEYKSADAAGQVTDSPYRFVRVGWYSPLMWLVHGYAVLDDPAMPIVGQGDEEPNDTFVEQLVSSAQAAVDEVVRRGVADPDRIAIGGHSYGAFMTANLLAHSDIYRAGIARSGAYNRTLTPFGFQAEERSLWESPEIYFAMSPFMHAEKVNEPILLIHGEADNNSGTYPLQSRRYYSALKGHGATARLVMLPHESHGYRGRESVMHMLWEMTDWMDTYVRDAEPRELLKTKQEAGSESQ is encoded by the coding sequence ATGTTTGCTAAAGCAAGTCACACCCGCAACTTAGTATCGTTAATCTTTATGCTTTCCCTGCTGGTCGGCGCGTCGCCCGGTTTTTCGGTCGAAAGCGAAACTTACCAGATGCCGCCCAAGAGCATCGCCGACCTGGCCGAAGCAGCGCGTACACCCTCGGTTTCGATCAGCCCGACCAATGAGTGGATGCTGCAACTGAAATACCCGCCGCTGGTCTCTATAGAAGAAGTATCGCAGCCGGAATTGCGCATCGGCGGTCTGCGAATCAACCCGCGCACCAACGGCCCCAGTCGAGGCTATTATTTCTATGAATTGTCGTTCAGGAAGATATCCGATGGTTCCGTGCTCCCGGTCTCCGGATTACCGGCTGGAGCCAAGGTCACCAACTCTCGCTGGTCGCCCGATGGTAATAAGATCGCGTTTGTCAACGGTAGCGCTGAAGGGCTGGAACTCTGGATAGCTGATGTGGTCACCGGCCAGGCGCGCCGCCTGCCGGTTGCGCCGTTGAATGCTGCCTACGGCAGCCCGATCCGGTGGTTATCCGACAACAAGACCCTGATAGCAAGAACGATTACGCCTGGTCGTGGCAGCGCGCCGCAGGAGCCACTGACGCCGAGCGGACCAATCGTGCAGGAAAACCTGGGACGCAAGGCTCCCGCCCGAACCTACCAGGACCTCCTCAAGAACGAGTTCGATGCCCAACTGTTCGAGCACTACCTCAGTTCCCAGTTGGTCAAAGTCGATCTCGAAGGCAACCAAACCCAGATAGGTCCATCCGGTATCATCAAGAGCTTCGGACCCTCGCCCGACGGCAAACTGATCCTGGTCTCGACGATCCATCGACCTTTCTCGTATACGGTTCCGGCCTACCGCTTCCCGGTCAGAACCGAAGTGTGGGACTCAGATGGTAACGTGGTTTACCAGGTTGCGGATGCTCCATTGGCCGACAATATTCCGATGGCCTTCGGCTCGACACGCACCGGCCGACGCGAAGTTGTCTGGCGTGCTGATGCCGACGCCACACTCTGCTGGGCTGAGGCTCTCGACGGCGGCGATGCCGGCGCCGAAGCTGACGAACGCGACCAGGTGTTCATGCTCGCGGCACCGTTCGACGCCGATCCAACCTCGTTGATTACGATGCCGCTGCGTTACGATAATGTTGAATGGGCCAGCGACGAATTGGCCTTGGTCTCCGGGTGGTGGTGGCAGACCCGTAATATCAAAACCTGGTTGGTTGAACCGGGAGACCCATCGAAGAAGCCGAGGTTGCTCGAAGATAGATCCTGGGAAGATCGTTACAACGACCCCGGTTCACCGATGCATCGCAGGACCGAACGGGGCACTTCGGTATTGCTGACCGCCGACAAGGGGCGGACTCTCTTTCTGACTTCAAGCGGCGCCTCACCTGAGGGAGATCGCCCGTTTCTCGATGAGTGGGACCTTAAGACCGATGAGCACAAACGGCTCTTTCGTTCAGAGGAACCGAATTATGAAAGCCCGGTTCGTCTGATCGATGTCAAGAAACGCCAATTGTTGACCCGGCGCGAATCGATCACCGAGCCACCCAACTATTACCTTCGGAACCTGAAAAAAGGCTCGCTTGAACCGGTAACGGATTTTCCGCATCCCACGCCGCAGTTAGTCGGCGTACAGAAGGAGTTGATTCGATATCAACGTGAGGATGGCGTAAACCTCACCGGTACGCTCTACCTGCCGCCCGACTACAAACCCGAGGATGGTCCCCTGCCGATGCTGATGTGGGCCTACCCGCAGGAGTACAAGAGCGCCGACGCGGCCGGACAGGTGACCGACTCACCGTATCGGTTTGTGCGAGTCGGTTGGTATTCGCCCCTTATGTGGCTGGTGCATGGATATGCCGTGCTCGATGATCCGGCTATGCCGATAGTCGGGCAAGGTGACGAAGAACCGAACGATACGTTCGTGGAACAACTGGTATCAAGCGCCCAGGCGGCTGTCGATGAAGTCGTGCGTCGCGGCGTTGCCGATCCCGATCGCATCGCCATAGGTGGACACTCCTACGGCGCCTTCATGACGGCTAACCTACTGGCCCACTCCGATATTTATCGCGCCGGCATCGCTCGCAGCGGCGCCTACAATCGAACCCTGACGCCGTTCGGATTCCAGGCTGAAGAACGCAGCCTTTGGGAATCACCGGAAATATATTTCGCCATGTCACCGTTCATGCACGCCGAAAAAGTGAACGAACCCATACTGCTGATTCACGGCGAGGCCGACAACAACTCTGGGACCTACCCGCTTCAGAGCCGGCGCTACTACTCCGCTCTCAAGGGCCACGGCGCCACGGCGCGGTTGGTGATGCTGCCGCACGAGAGTCACGGCTATCGAGGTCGTGAATCGGTCATGCACATGTTGTGGGAAATGACCGACTGGATGGACACGTATGTCCGCGATGCTGAACCCAGGGAGTTACTCAAAACCAAACAGGAAGCCGGTTCCGAATCGCAATAG
- a CDS encoding thrombospondin type 3 repeat-containing protein produces the protein MNRAFFVLGAVVLVLAVSAIGLDQDNQIQTLRPDRMVITPSLSNAQDTCSIWHHWINDTILGYSHGYDSAHRTVSYFDPAECGSPTYPFAISAVSLGFLDPPNFVDARPYQWPLTVDIVVYQGFSNDPTCIGPGPELYRHQVVVDSAGFNFPNTGTVTLPEPYCITSQVYVGVEYPGIGPGPYPSIMYDVSSTVDTCDVFYFHPLSGIWQSWYAYWVMVPGYPFIWLHGETVSTSCCDDTDDDGYCDEDDNCPSVANPTQADTDSDDYGDLCDNCPNDANNDQADGDGDDVGDVCDNCPDDPNPAQDDADGDGIGDLCDNCPLDFNVSQADGDLDGVGDVCDPCPGDTINDDDEDGICGYDDNCPYVFNPGQEDADTDGQGDACETIDVCTGDRGNINGDMGDIVDIADLVYLVDYMFNGGPPPPVMEEADVDGSTVLDIADLVYLVDYMFSGGPPPVPCP, from the coding sequence ATGAATAGAGCTTTTTTCGTTCTGGGAGCGGTCGTTTTGGTCCTGGCAGTTAGCGCAATCGGATTAGATCAAGACAACCAGATACAGACTCTTCGCCCCGATAGAATGGTTATTACACCCTCGCTATCTAATGCACAGGACACCTGCTCCATCTGGCATCACTGGATCAACGACACCATCCTCGGATATAGCCACGGCTACGATAGCGCCCATCGCACCGTGTCGTATTTCGATCCTGCCGAATGTGGCTCCCCCACCTATCCATTCGCCATCAGTGCCGTCTCGTTGGGCTTTCTCGATCCACCCAACTTCGTCGATGCCCGCCCGTACCAATGGCCGCTAACAGTGGACATCGTTGTGTATCAGGGATTCTCCAACGACCCGACCTGCATCGGTCCGGGTCCCGAGTTGTATCGGCATCAGGTGGTTGTAGATTCGGCCGGATTCAACTTTCCCAATACGGGCACGGTGACGCTGCCGGAACCATACTGTATCACTTCGCAGGTTTACGTGGGTGTTGAGTATCCCGGAATCGGACCCGGCCCATATCCATCGATCATGTACGATGTCAGCTCAACTGTAGATACGTGTGACGTCTTTTACTTCCACCCGCTTTCAGGTATTTGGCAGAGTTGGTATGCCTACTGGGTGATGGTTCCCGGCTATCCGTTCATCTGGTTGCATGGTGAAACCGTTTCAACCAGTTGTTGTGACGATACCGATGATGACGGCTACTGTGACGAAGACGACAACTGCCCTTCGGTGGCCAACCCGACTCAGGCCGACACCGACAGCGACGATTATGGCGACTTGTGCGACAACTGTCCCAATGATGCCAACAACGATCAAGCCGACGGTGACGGTGACGATGTCGGCGACGTCTGTGATAATTGCCCTGACGATCCAAACCCGGCTCAGGATGACGCCGATGGCGATGGTATCGGTGATCTCTGCGATAACTGTCCGTTAGATTTCAACGTGTCGCAAGCCGACGGTGATCTGGACGGCGTGGGTGATGTCTGCGATCCCTGTCCCGGCGATACTATTAATGACGATGATGAAGATGGTATCTGCGGGTATGATGACAACTGCCCTTATGTTTTCAATCCCGGGCAGGAAGATGCCGACACCGACGGCCAGGGTGATGCCTGCGAAACAATTGACGTTTGCACCGGTGATCGTGGAAACATCAATGGAGACATGGGCGACATCGTAGACATTGCCGATCTGGTCTATTTGGTCGATTACATGTTCAATGGCGGACCGCCGCCGCCGGTGATGGAAGAGGCCGACGTCGACGGCAGTACTGTTCTGGATATCGCCGACCTGGTCTACCTGGTCGACTACATGTTTAGCGGCGGTCCACCGCCTGTCCCCTGTCCTTGA